Genomic segment of Bacteroidales bacterium:
TAGCAAGACGTAACGATGATTTGGTTGATAAGCTGAGCCCTGAAATCATCAAACCGGTGGTCAGTGAATTGATGACCTCATTTGAAGCCAAAAAATATGACCGGATCGAACTGATTTACCATCACTTTAAAAATGCAGCCGTACATTTGCAACATGTGGATCAGTTTCTCCCATTCGAAAATCCCTACGAACACTTAAAGCTAAAACCAAGAGATGACTTTGAATATATTTACGAGCCCTCTCTTGAGCAGGTATTGGAAACATTAATCCCGAAATGGCTTAACCTGAAGTTTTACGAAACCCTTGCTGATTCGGCTGCTTCGGAACATGGCGCCCGCATGATTGCCATGCACAAAGCCACTGATAATGCCAAAGAGCTGCTCAAAAACCTCAAACTTTCCTATAACAAAGCGCGCCAAACAGCCATCACCAACGAGATAATTGAAATTATTGGCGGAGCGGAGTCGTTTAAGGGATAAAAGTTAGCAATTTAAATCTCCGGCATTCATTCCATTCTGTTTCACATCGTTTTCTCAGAGGCAAAAATATTGAGTAATTTTGCCGCTCAAACGTATTTTACCAGGATATGACTAACAATTCAGTTGATATTTTAAATGAACAATTTAAAAGTGCTTCGGCAAATGAAGTGCTGGATTATTTTATTAAAAACTACAAAGGCAGGATCGCTTTAGCTTCAAGCATGGGCGCAGAGGATCAGGTGCTCACCGAAATGATTGCTAAAATTAATCCGCTAACAA
This window contains:
- the atpG gene encoding ATP synthase F1 subunit gamma — translated: MPNLKEVRTRIDSVKSTEQITSAMKMVSASKLRKAQTAIQDLRPYSEKMETLMHRVFHPGEKPVITALNEQRSAEKILIVAIASNRGLCGPFNTNIGKVVMQRITDKYQSQYEQGNVEIFTVGKKLYEYLNIRKIKVARRNDDLVDKLSPEIIKPVVSELMTSFEAKKYDRIELIYHHFKNAAVHLQHVDQFLPFENPYEHLKLKPRDDFEYIYEPSLEQVLETLIPKWLNLKFYETLADSAASEHGARMIAMHKATDNAKELLKNLKLSYNKARQTAITNEIIEIIGGAESFKG